DNA from Roseimicrobium sp. ORNL1:
TGCAGTCGCGACCGCGGCTGCGCTGCCAGCAGTGGGACTTCCCGCCTTTTCCCAAGGCGCGGAAGAGCCGAAGAAGTGCAAGCTCCTCGGCATCGGCGCCTGTGACTGGACACTGAAACTCGCCGCGAACACCGAGTCACTCGACCTGGCCAAGCGCATCGGACTCGATGGCGTGCAGGTGGACTTCGGCCACGAGGTGCAGGCGAATGGCAAGCTTCCCCTGCACGATGAGAAGCTGCAGGAGGCCTTCCTTGCCAAATCCGCCGAGACCGGAGTGAAAGTCCCCTCCCTCGCCCTCGGCGTGCTCAATCGTGTGGCCTACAAGAATGACGAGAACGCGAAGCAGTGGGTGCTGGACAGCATGCCCGTCGCCAAGCGCCTGAAGACGCCGGTGGTGCTGCTCGCCTTCTTCGGCAATGGCGATCTGCGCAATGACGAGCCCGGCATCGAGGCGGTGATCGCTCGATTGAAGGAACTCGCGCCGCGTGCCGAGGAGGCTGGCATCGTCTACGGCATCGAGTCCTGGCTGAAGGCCGAGGTGCTGGAGCGCATGCTCGACGCGGTGAAGTCCCCCTCCATCAAGGTGTATTATGATGTAGGGAACATGCACAAGGAGTCGGAGGACATCCACGCCGCGGTGCGCCGCCTGGGCCGGGAGCGCATCTGCGAATTCCACGCGAAGGACTACGACGACCTGTATGGCAAGGGCTCCATCGACTTTGCCAAGGTGCGGGCGGACATGGACGCCATCGGCTACACCGGGTGGATTCACATTGAGGGCGTAAAAATCCCCCATGGCGTAGAAGAAGACATCCGGTATGATGTAGAATACTTGCGCAAAACGTTTGCTTAAGATATGTTAATTAATTAACCGGGCCATGCACGCTGAACCCTTCACACCACCTACGCACGCGAGGAATATTCGCGACCGAAGGGGTGTGCCGGAGTTCCTCCAAGGACGATTGCACCGCCAAATCATTGTTCGATCGAACAGGGAAACCTCAAAACACGGTTTAAACCCGGCCAAAACGGGATAAAAACAGGGGATTATTATTGACCCATGTTAAGAACAAGGTTAAAACTCGGTCGTCACCGGGTCTTAACCTTGCCGAAATCATGGCGCGCCCCTCCAACACTGTTGAATCCCTGAGCATGACCATCACGGTCACGCCTCAGATGAAGCAGTATCTCGAGGACCTCGTTGTGAAAGGTCTCTATGGCTCCAGTCCTGCGGAAATCGTGCGCAACATGGTGCAGAAATGCGTCCGTGAGCACATTGCCGAGAAGGACATCAAGGAGCGCGAATGGAGGCTGAACGGCGAAGGAAAGTTAGAGCTGGTGAGGGACTAGAAGTAAACAGCCCACCCCAACACCGCCATGTTCAACAAGCCCACCATGACCGATGCCGAGTGCTCTCCCTGGCCTCCCGTTTTGTGGTTCACGCCGGAAGTCCAATCAGGCATCAAGGCCGCTGCGGATCTCGCCTTCGGGCCTGAATCCAGCGACATCGATCACGAAGTGCCTGCCCACGATTTCCTGGGCGAGGACGACCTGATCATTGAGTAGTCGGAAAAACTGGTTTCGTCCTGCGTCTTGAATGACGCCGCGTTGATCACATTCCGGCTTGTCAGCCGCACGGTGCTGCCCATGATGGCAGCTCCATGAATCCCCGCCTAGCCCGACTTTTCTTTCTTCCCGCCGCGCCGTTGGCGTTGCTCCTGAGCGGTTGCATCTCGCTGGACCAGCTTCCCAAAGTGGACCTGCCCGAGCTGCCGAAGGTGAAGGTCCCCTTTGTGGGGAATGACGCCACCGCTCCGGCCAATGATCCACAGGTTCCCTGGTCACTGAAACAGCCGCTGGCCTACGGGCACACGCTTGAGCTCGCGGTCTATGCTGGTCAGCGCTCTCCCGCGAAGGTCTTCGCGGGCGCCGTGATGGTTGATGAAAATGGAAAGGTCGATCTCGGCAAGTACGGCACCTTCAAGCTGGGCGGCAAGACCGCTTCCCAAGCCGCGCGCGAACTGGAGGCGGCCTTCCGCAGGAAG
Protein-coding regions in this window:
- a CDS encoding sugar phosphate isomerase/epimerase family protein; amino-acid sequence: MRRRHFLKSAAVATAAALPAVGLPAFSQGAEEPKKCKLLGIGACDWTLKLAANTESLDLAKRIGLDGVQVDFGHEVQANGKLPLHDEKLQEAFLAKSAETGVKVPSLALGVLNRVAYKNDENAKQWVLDSMPVAKRLKTPVVLLAFFGNGDLRNDEPGIEAVIARLKELAPRAEEAGIVYGIESWLKAEVLERMLDAVKSPSIKVYYDVGNMHKESEDIHAAVRRLGRERICEFHAKDYDDLYGKGSIDFAKVRADMDAIGYTGWIHIEGVKIPHGVEEDIRYDVEYLRKTFA